The following are encoded together in the Gordonia insulae genome:
- a CDS encoding M1 family metallopeptidase, whose translation MPGKSAKGPRQPHLGAPLDALDPYLPDNGNLGYRISRYDLDLEYKVSPNRLAGVATLTATSFIHLQRFTLDLASTMSVSRVTVNDKRARHSHRSRKLSITPESPIPPGGAMTIVIRYTGSPRPIRGPWGEVGWEELTDGALCANQPNGAASWFPCDDHPSAKAPYRIAITTDSPYYALANGILESKRTRAAQTTWVYQQIEPMPTYLASVQIGMYKKKSLATKPFPVDAVLPARLMRTFDIDFGRQMEMIDVFVEMFGPYPFPTYTVVVTDDELDIPIEAQSFSTFGANHCDGSRSAERLVAHELAHQWFGNSVTLSRWRDIWLHEGFACYAEWLWSQRSGGKSASEWARTYYDKLATHPVRTTLTDPGPRHMFDDWVYKRGALTLHALRLAIGDGNFFALLRRWTDKYRYGSVTTEDFIALAANFSTMSLGPLWDEWLFTAALPPFPGPS comes from the coding sequence GTGCCGGGTAAGTCGGCCAAAGGTCCACGTCAGCCCCATCTCGGTGCCCCGCTCGATGCTCTCGACCCCTACCTGCCGGACAACGGCAATCTCGGCTACCGCATCTCGCGCTACGACCTCGACCTCGAATACAAGGTCTCGCCCAACCGCCTGGCCGGCGTCGCGACCCTGACCGCGACGTCGTTCATCCATCTGCAGCGGTTCACGCTCGACCTCGCGTCGACGATGTCGGTGTCGCGGGTGACGGTCAACGACAAGCGCGCCCGCCATTCGCACCGCAGCCGGAAGCTGTCGATCACGCCCGAGTCACCCATCCCGCCCGGTGGCGCGATGACGATCGTGATCCGCTACACCGGATCGCCGCGCCCGATCCGCGGCCCCTGGGGTGAGGTCGGCTGGGAGGAACTCACCGACGGCGCGCTGTGCGCCAACCAGCCCAACGGCGCCGCGTCGTGGTTCCCGTGCGACGACCACCCGAGCGCCAAGGCGCCGTACCGGATCGCGATCACCACCGACAGCCCGTACTACGCGCTCGCCAACGGCATCCTCGAGTCCAAGCGGACCCGCGCCGCGCAGACCACCTGGGTCTACCAGCAGATCGAACCGATGCCGACGTACCTGGCCTCGGTCCAGATCGGCATGTACAAGAAGAAGTCGTTGGCCACCAAGCCGTTTCCGGTCGACGCCGTCCTGCCCGCACGACTGATGCGCACCTTCGACATCGACTTCGGCCGGCAGATGGAGATGATCGACGTCTTCGTGGAGATGTTCGGGCCCTATCCGTTCCCCACCTACACCGTGGTGGTCACCGACGACGAGCTCGACATCCCGATCGAGGCACAGAGCTTCTCCACGTTCGGCGCCAACCACTGCGACGGCAGCCGCAGCGCCGAACGCCTCGTCGCCCACGAACTGGCGCATCAGTGGTTCGGCAACTCCGTCACCCTGTCGCGCTGGCGCGACATCTGGCTGCACGAGGGGTTCGCCTGCTATGCCGAATGGTTGTGGAGCCAACGGTCGGGCGGCAAGAGCGCGTCCGAGTGGGCGCGCACGTACTACGACAAGCTGGCCACCCATCCGGTGCGCACGACACTCACCGATCCGGGACCGCGCCACATGTTCGACGACTGGGTCTACAAGCGTGGCGCGCTGACCCTGCATGCCCTCCGGCTGGCGATCGGGGACGGCAACTTCTTCGCGCTGCTGCGTCGGTGGACCGACAAGTATCGCTACGGGTCGGTCACCACCGAGGATTTCATCGCCCTGGCCGCCAACTTCTCCACGATGTCGTTGGGCCCGCTGTGGGACGAGTGGCTGTTCACCGCCGCGCTACCGCCGTTCCCCGGGCCGTCCTGA
- a CDS encoding glycosyltransferase family 2 protein: protein MPIDVMMPFYGDVAQFRQAVTSVLEQTDGDLRLVVVDDCYPDPEPREWLASLTDPRVEYLRNETNLGVNGNFRRCVELVEADHFVVMGCDDVMLPDYLGTVRALARTHPGASVIAPGVQVIDDQDRVVRPLGDRIKELLTPAAQSGRPVVLDGEAMATSLYHGNWTYFPSLLWRTGPVREVGFRPGLEIVLDLALLVDLAAAGGALVHDPAVVFHYRRHEASVSSVQAVDGRRFAEENAFFAAEARRCADRGWPRAARAARLHATSRLNHVQSRVLATVGRLRRTNASA from the coding sequence GTGCCGATCGACGTGATGATGCCGTTCTACGGTGACGTCGCGCAGTTCCGGCAGGCCGTCACCAGCGTGCTCGAACAAACCGACGGCGACCTCCGGCTCGTCGTCGTCGACGACTGCTATCCCGATCCGGAACCCCGCGAATGGCTCGCGTCGCTCACCGACCCCCGCGTCGAGTACCTGCGCAACGAGACGAATCTCGGCGTCAACGGTAATTTCCGCCGGTGCGTCGAGTTGGTGGAGGCCGACCACTTCGTGGTGATGGGCTGCGACGACGTGATGCTGCCCGACTACCTCGGCACCGTGCGTGCGCTGGCCCGGACGCATCCGGGTGCGTCGGTGATCGCACCGGGCGTGCAGGTCATCGACGATCAGGACCGGGTGGTGCGGCCGCTCGGCGACCGGATCAAGGAACTGCTGACGCCGGCCGCCCAGTCCGGGCGGCCGGTCGTGCTCGACGGTGAGGCCATGGCCACCAGCCTCTATCACGGCAACTGGACGTATTTCCCGTCGCTGCTGTGGCGCACCGGTCCCGTCCGCGAGGTCGGGTTCCGGCCCGGGCTGGAGATCGTCCTGGACCTCGCCCTGCTGGTCGACCTCGCGGCCGCCGGGGGAGCCCTGGTGCACGACCCCGCGGTGGTCTTCCACTACCGGCGGCACGAGGCATCGGTCAGTTCGGTCCAGGCCGTCGACGGTAGACGGTTCGCCGAGGAGAACGCCTTCTTCGCGGCCGAGGCCCGACGCTGCGCCGACCGCGGCTGGCCCCGGGCCGCGCGCGCCGCGCGCCTGCACGCGACGTCGCGGCTCAACCATGTTCAGTCGCGGGTGCTCGCCACCGTCGGTCGGTTGCGCCGCACCAACGCGAGCGCGTGA
- a CDS encoding polysaccharide biosynthesis protein, with protein MPDATPKNSAIGRVTVATVIAAASGYLVLLLAARDLGAAGYAVFAVFWAAYGMVTGAQNGQLQEATRAIRAGIDEHAPASDAPPRGRPWLINALIGVTLAALVAATSPLWSGHVFTEHRWLSVLLLSVGVASFGVYAHLAGALSGAASWGAFAALLSVDALIRLAGAIAAVVLGLDLTAFLVITVIGSVSWIVLLLSSSAARRAIGLPGDVAARRLTLNTVTAMAAAAASAVLVMGFPVLINATNGDDADTATVGAVVLAVTLTRAPLLVPLNSFQGVLITRFVDGRQHLWSALRAPAAVVAAIGVAGSAAAWLIGPWLMTTVFGADFRLSGATLAAFTLGATALALLTVTGAAAIAVGTHRWYAAGWWAATGASIALLLLPVGVEARVAIALIAGPVVGMIVHALALVRRNRPTVASTRD; from the coding sequence ATGCCCGACGCCACGCCGAAGAACTCGGCGATCGGACGTGTCACCGTCGCCACGGTGATCGCCGCCGCGTCGGGCTATCTGGTCCTGCTGCTCGCCGCGCGAGATCTCGGCGCCGCGGGCTATGCGGTGTTCGCCGTCTTCTGGGCGGCCTACGGCATGGTCACGGGCGCGCAGAACGGTCAACTGCAGGAGGCTACGCGCGCGATCCGGGCGGGCATCGACGAGCACGCACCGGCCTCCGATGCGCCGCCACGGGGCCGGCCGTGGCTGATCAACGCGCTGATCGGGGTGACGCTTGCAGCCCTGGTCGCGGCGACGTCACCGCTGTGGAGCGGGCACGTGTTCACCGAGCACCGCTGGCTGTCGGTCCTGCTGCTGTCGGTGGGCGTGGCATCGTTCGGCGTGTACGCCCACCTCGCGGGCGCGTTGTCGGGGGCGGCGTCGTGGGGTGCGTTCGCCGCCCTGCTGTCGGTGGACGCACTGATCCGGCTGGCCGGCGCGATCGCGGCGGTGGTGCTCGGCCTCGACCTCACCGCATTCCTGGTGATCACCGTGATCGGCTCGGTGTCGTGGATCGTGCTGCTGCTCAGCTCGAGCGCCGCGCGTCGGGCGATCGGCCTACCCGGCGACGTCGCGGCCCGACGGCTCACGCTCAACACGGTGACCGCGATGGCCGCCGCGGCCGCGAGTGCGGTCCTCGTGATGGGCTTCCCCGTGTTGATCAATGCGACCAACGGCGACGACGCCGACACCGCGACGGTCGGTGCGGTGGTCCTGGCGGTGACCCTCACGCGAGCTCCCCTGCTGGTGCCGCTGAACAGCTTTCAGGGTGTGCTGATCACCCGCTTCGTCGACGGACGGCAGCACCTCTGGTCGGCGCTGCGCGCGCCGGCGGCGGTGGTCGCCGCGATCGGGGTGGCCGGGTCGGCGGCCGCGTGGCTCATCGGGCCGTGGCTGATGACGACGGTCTTCGGCGCGGACTTCCGACTGTCCGGGGCCACGCTGGCCGCGTTCACGCTCGGGGCGACCGCGCTCGCGTTGCTGACGGTGACCGGCGCCGCGGCGATCGCGGTCGGCACGCACCGCTGGTACGCCGCGGGTTGGTGGGCGGCCACCGGGGCCTCGATCGCGCTGCTACTCCTACCCGTGGGTGTAGAGGCACGTGTGGCGATCGCGCTGATCGCCGGGCCCGTCGTCGGGATGATCGTTCACGCGCTCGCGTTGGTGCGGCGCAACCGACCGACGGTGGCGAGCACCCGCGACTGA